In Anaerobacillus isosaccharinicus, one genomic interval encodes:
- a CDS encoding helix-turn-helix domain-containing protein, which produces MLTINLENILDHFETNTNRLSEELNESAETLRRFRLNMVTRYSKSIIEKICTHFKVNVDDLIVIEGQTKNTFATLSLEEDEKFILRCKLKSLLAGRDLSIQQTASDIDESFETVRRMANNMTERIPVQMIEKLLKYFDIPLNELYYLQKVKIKPNTVREIPTAYTTKTRIFTNLNVLLNKKKLTLKQVSLDTDISYQMLLKFQNNQMRRLPLDMLETLCDYLDVPIDHLLITEKSNKK; this is translated from the coding sequence ATGCTAACAATTAACCTTGAAAATATCTTAGATCACTTTGAAACGAATACTAATCGTTTATCTGAAGAATTAAATGAAAGTGCTGAAACATTGCGTAGATTCCGTTTGAATATGGTCACTCGATATTCAAAATCAATTATTGAAAAGATCTGCACTCATTTTAAAGTGAATGTAGATGATTTAATTGTTATTGAAGGACAAACTAAAAATACGTTTGCAACTTTGTCGTTAGAGGAAGATGAAAAATTTATCCTTCGTTGCAAGTTGAAATCTTTATTAGCTGGTCGAGATCTTTCTATCCAGCAAACTGCTTCTGATATTGATGAGAGTTTTGAAACAGTTCGACGTATGGCCAACAACATGACTGAACGTATTCCAGTTCAGATGATTGAAAAGCTTCTCAAGTATTTCGATATTCCTTTAAATGAATTGTACTATTTGCAAAAAGTTAAAATAAAACCTAATACGGTACGTGAAATTCCGACTGCCTATACGACTAAAACAAGAATTTTTACTAATTTAAATGTTCTTTTAAACAAAAAGAAACTCACTCTTAAACAAGTAAGTTTGGATACCGATATTAGTTACCAAATGCTGCTGAAGTTTCAAAATAATCAAATGCGACGACTTCCGCTAGATATGCTGGAAACGTTATGCGATTATCTTGATGTACCAATTGATCATCTTCTAATAACCGAAAAAAGCAATAAAAAATAA
- a CDS encoding DUF2325 domain-containing protein, with protein MNSLLIFTNQVDDLEKLISDQMEPIEGVTPLEELTVYQNFVISLSEDKVKKTQLKKAKKLIKKRLNQTKYSLMEIALYMMSLQYCHIAPYKEHVATLRKQIGIIIPSKKAKKNDRMYLVDKITRNFHKPKTQSFYASTYTYKLGHVFGEVLEGNQSLDELVECGFVSWNEIIWFDELLQGELSGVSKETKEVIKKYIDENEEFYVDGLIDLYFFSLIFDLHSVLFEPEKLVEVPNYNTEDLLNENKQLKRKMAKVEQNKTTIQQELYETQKEKKALKGDLHDLYSDSLSEIDRLNKELQDQQEAFSEERQAYMEMIKRLTDENQLLLEKQVTEDKPKSTEETNWLKGKKICIIGGERERHYRTVIEDLEAKMVFVAGSDLSLVEGAIKRSDVVFYLTDLVTHAHFKIAVKASEKYSVPFHFVNGKGINTFKDQLNRWVAHEVSNHNKGLIRSTIG; from the coding sequence ATGAACAGTTTATTAATATTTACAAATCAGGTAGATGATTTAGAAAAACTTATTTCTGACCAAATGGAGCCAATAGAAGGAGTAACACCTTTAGAAGAATTGACAGTATATCAAAATTTCGTTATTAGTCTAAGCGAAGATAAAGTTAAAAAAACACAACTTAAAAAAGCAAAAAAACTAATAAAAAAGCGCTTAAATCAGACAAAATACAGTCTTATGGAAATAGCTTTATATATGATGTCTTTACAATATTGCCATATCGCACCATACAAAGAACATGTAGCAACGTTAAGAAAACAGATAGGAATTATTATACCCTCGAAAAAAGCTAAGAAGAATGATCGGATGTATCTAGTTGATAAAATCACTAGAAATTTCCATAAACCTAAAACACAATCATTTTATGCCAGTACCTACACATATAAGTTAGGTCATGTTTTTGGAGAAGTTCTTGAAGGAAACCAAAGTCTTGATGAATTAGTTGAATGCGGTTTTGTCAGTTGGAACGAGATCATATGGTTTGATGAATTATTGCAAGGAGAACTAAGTGGCGTTAGCAAAGAAACAAAAGAAGTGATTAAAAAATATATTGACGAAAATGAAGAATTTTACGTTGATGGATTAATTGATTTATACTTCTTTTCCCTTATTTTTGATCTTCATTCAGTGTTATTCGAACCGGAGAAATTAGTTGAAGTTCCAAACTACAATACTGAGGATTTACTTAATGAAAATAAACAACTAAAAAGAAAAATGGCCAAAGTTGAGCAAAATAAAACAACTATTCAACAAGAATTATATGAAACTCAAAAAGAAAAGAAAGCACTAAAAGGAGATTTACACGATCTATATTCAGACAGTTTATCGGAAATTGACCGTTTGAATAAAGAATTACAAGACCAACAAGAAGCTTTTTCGGAAGAAAGACAAGCATACATGGAAATGATTAAGCGTTTAACGGATGAAAACCAGTTGTTACTAGAGAAACAAGTAACTGAAGATAAACCAAAATCAACTGAAGAAACAAATTGGCTGAAAGGAAAGAAGATCTGCATAATAGGTGGCGAGCGAGAACGTCATTATCGTACTGTTATTGAGGATTTGGAAGCGAAGATGGTATTTGTAGCAGGAAGTGACTTATCGCTAGTAGAAGGGGCAATAAAGCGTTCAGATGTGGTGTTTTACTTAACAGATTTAGTTACTCATGCTCATTTTAAGATTGCTGTTAAAGCTTCGGAAAAGTATAGTGTACCGTTTCATTTCGTCAATGGAAAAGGGATCAATACTTTTAAAGATCAGTTGAATAGGTGGGTTGCTCATGAAGTATCAAATCATAACAAGGGACTTATTCGAAGCACCATTGGATAA
- a CDS encoding type II toxin-antitoxin system PemK/MazF family toxin has protein sequence MILKYGDVFFADLSPVQGVEQGGVRPVVVVQNDIGNRFSPSVIVCAVTAQIQKAKLPTHVEINAEKYGFDRASVILCEQIRTIDKNRLTEKITTFDHEIMKQVSEAMQIALNMVEMS, from the coding sequence ATGATATTAAAATATGGGGATGTATTTTTTGCAGATTTAAGTCCAGTTCAAGGAGTGGAACAAGGTGGGGTTCGACCAGTTGTAGTTGTGCAAAATGACATTGGGAACCGCTTTTCTCCTAGTGTTATTGTATGTGCAGTAACTGCACAAATCCAAAAAGCTAAACTTCCTACACATGTAGAAATAAATGCTGAAAAGTATGGTTTTGATCGTGCATCAGTTATCTTATGTGAACAAATAAGGACTATCGATAAAAATAGATTAACAGAAAAAATTACGACATTCGATCATGAAATAATGAAACAAGTGAGTGAAGCGATGCAAATTGCACTTAACATGGTAGAAATGAGCTAA
- a CDS encoding S1 RNA-binding domain-containing protein produces MDQTLQVLVEGYDINQEVVAGNHQEHDKDWEEVYRSRQTNTIMQSEVIGIEENSLGEKTFPCAVVYIGNVKGIVPLEFMNVENYRDLRRMTGQKIAFKVVGLDKKANLFIANRTAAIEHMAGATWKKIETGLVVLGVVRRVARNLIHVDIGGVSAKLEIDEYGYGWNDDLRKEVKEGDHLKVKLLSVDKDKKTVKISRKATLPNPWDNISNRFSVDGEYVGTVSGVVNYGNFINLAPGIDALTQHMRFTKLSTGDKVLVKIRDINVKDQKINAKIVRKI; encoded by the coding sequence ATGGATCAAACATTACAAGTTTTAGTAGAGGGTTATGACATTAATCAAGAGGTAGTAGCAGGAAACCATCAAGAACATGATAAAGATTGGGAAGAAGTTTATCGCTCCCGCCAAACAAACACAATTATGCAGTCAGAGGTTATCGGTATTGAAGAAAATAGTTTAGGTGAAAAGACATTTCCTTGTGCTGTAGTTTATATCGGTAACGTCAAAGGGATCGTTCCACTAGAATTTATGAATGTAGAAAACTATCGTGATTTACGTAGAATGACAGGTCAAAAAATTGCGTTTAAAGTAGTAGGCTTAGATAAGAAAGCAAACCTATTCATTGCTAATAGAACAGCAGCAATAGAACACATGGCTGGCGCTACATGGAAGAAAATCGAAACGGGACTGGTTGTGCTAGGAGTAGTTCGTAGAGTGGCTAGAAACTTAATTCACGTTGATATTGGCGGTGTATCTGCAAAGTTAGAGATTGATGAATATGGTTATGGTTGGAATGATGATCTTCGCAAAGAGGTAAAAGAAGGGGACCACTTAAAAGTTAAACTATTATCTGTTGATAAAGACAAGAAAACGGTAAAAATTAGCCGAAAAGCAACATTACCAAATCCTTGGGATAACATTTCTAACCGTTTTTCAGTAGATGGTGAGTATGTTGGAACAGTTTCTGGAGTAGTGAACTATGGTAACTTTATCAATCTAGCTCCTGGTATTGATGCTTTAACACAACATATGAGATTTACAAAATTGAGTACTGGCGATAAAGTGTTAGTAAAAATTCGAGATATTAACGTTAAAGATCAAAAGATTAATGCGAAAATCGTAAGAAAGATATAA
- a CDS encoding type IV secretory system conjugative DNA transfer family protein gives MIREGLQKRVNWGGDDPFTHTLVIGPTRCGKTATLLKPLIYQILEERARGKKVGLSIIEPKGDVISAVKEICDTIGEKCTYINPLDHKNSDAINVMQGDKSSVAEATVAVLKSLFGKQEAFFATVQELSTRKITLLLKELYGEQMYITDVLANLRDESILRQNVQKLKQKGTDDDLVGFFEYELLNGKDADKYRQLIIGLRAQLENITSNEFLRPIITKPSTIDLDEHFRNGGILGVNTALGKLGKAGDAFGQFLAMHLQLATFRRDGTEKTRVPHYLIIDEYSRYINPDVERFLSIAAEYRVALICAIQSLGQIELESGMTSATAMKQAILTNCRNKIIFGGLSGVDAKEISVELGEDTIIDKEKTFDGSVSKQLKERQFRETETEKARFPYTLLMDGLPRLHYVHKLLKDGFPQQPGVAVGNFIPRDPEEIRKHFLEIKGEVSEEVSLIQELEMLERENVPKWNIKRSFENMKRKAYLRVVVRKQLEKQQKLNDLLTFNPFEKTVEDNMKIPIQLEDNSESPKEIPKIVFKKRTKIEVKEDVAEPSEQIINEQQVERKENEAVNVSEIEKEEITTESLIEEDEKLEAIKDEVAVSDEIVEKETLAEEDPFLDLTQVSEEVEAIKEPPPTKKEKKVEPKKQPISKEEQNEDVFWEELF, from the coding sequence TTGATAAGAGAAGGACTACAGAAAAGGGTTAATTGGGGTGGTGATGATCCGTTTACTCATACTCTAGTAATCGGGCCAACACGTTGTGGTAAAACCGCAACTCTATTAAAACCCTTGATATATCAAATATTAGAAGAACGAGCTAGAGGTAAAAAAGTGGGCTTGTCTATAATTGAACCTAAGGGAGACGTAATTTCAGCTGTAAAAGAAATTTGCGATACAATCGGTGAAAAATGTACGTACATTAACCCTTTAGACCACAAAAATAGTGATGCTATTAATGTAATGCAAGGCGATAAAAGTTCAGTAGCTGAAGCAACTGTGGCTGTATTAAAGTCCTTATTCGGAAAACAAGAAGCTTTCTTTGCTACAGTACAAGAGCTATCTACAAGAAAAATCACCTTGTTACTAAAAGAATTGTATGGAGAACAAATGTACATTACAGACGTATTAGCAAATTTAAGAGACGAATCTATTTTACGTCAAAATGTACAGAAACTCAAACAAAAAGGTACAGACGATGATTTAGTTGGATTTTTTGAATATGAGTTATTAAACGGTAAAGATGCTGATAAATATAGACAGTTAATCATTGGTTTAAGAGCGCAATTAGAGAATATTACTTCTAATGAGTTTCTAAGACCAATAATAACTAAGCCAAGCACAATCGATTTAGATGAACACTTTCGCAACGGTGGAATTCTCGGTGTAAACACTGCCCTTGGAAAACTCGGTAAAGCTGGCGATGCTTTTGGCCAATTCCTAGCTATGCACTTACAACTGGCTACATTCCGTAGAGATGGAACAGAAAAAACTCGTGTTCCTCATTATCTTATTATTGACGAGTATAGTCGGTATATAAACCCTGATGTTGAAAGATTTTTATCCATAGCAGCAGAGTACCGAGTAGCGTTAATATGTGCTATCCAGTCACTAGGACAAATTGAGTTAGAAAGTGGAATGACGAGTGCTACAGCAATGAAACAAGCTATTCTAACAAACTGTCGAAATAAAATTATCTTTGGTGGATTATCAGGGGTAGATGCAAAAGAAATATCTGTAGAACTAGGAGAAGATACCATTATTGATAAGGAAAAAACATTTGATGGAAGTGTCTCTAAGCAATTAAAGGAAAGACAATTTAGAGAAACTGAAACAGAAAAAGCACGTTTTCCTTATACTTTGCTAATGGATGGATTACCTAGACTACATTATGTCCACAAACTTCTAAAAGATGGATTTCCCCAACAACCTGGAGTAGCAGTTGGTAATTTCATACCTAGAGATCCAGAAGAAATAAGGAAACACTTTCTTGAAATTAAAGGGGAAGTAAGTGAGGAAGTTTCGCTAATACAAGAGTTAGAAATGCTCGAAAGAGAAAATGTCCCTAAATGGAACATTAAACGCTCATTTGAAAACATGAAACGAAAAGCATACTTGAGAGTAGTCGTTAGAAAGCAACTAGAAAAGCAACAGAAGTTAAATGATCTTTTAACCTTCAATCCATTTGAAAAAACAGTGGAGGATAACATGAAAATACCTATTCAACTAGAAGATAATTCAGAGAGCCCTAAAGAAATACCTAAGATTGTATTCAAAAAGAGGACGAAGATTGAAGTTAAAGAAGATGTAGCTGAGCCTAGCGAACAAATTATCAATGAGCAGCAAGTAGAACGAAAAGAAAATGAAGCTGTTAATGTGTCGGAAATAGAAAAAGAAGAAATCACTACAGAGAGCCTAATTGAAGAAGATGAAAAGTTAGAAGCAATAAAAGATGAAGTAGCGGTTTCAGATGAAATAGTAGAAAAAGAAACATTGGCTGAAGAAGATCCCTTCTTAGACTTAACACAAGTATCAGAGGAAGTTGAAGCGATAAAAGAACCGCCACCAACTAAAAAAGAGAAAAAGGTTGAACCTAAAAAACAACCAATTTCAAAAGAAGAACAAAATGAAGATGTCTTTTGGGAAGAATTATTCTAA
- a CDS encoding DNA topoisomerase 3: MTQTMLIIAEKPQAGETIAKALLPNGGIKKDGYIEGNNCFITWGIGHLIGLAPPEIYDPKYKTWNLNDLPIIPDPFILIADPSKKKQLKIIRNLADETNVIVNACDAGAEGQHIFQLIYNHLKLLHPVRRLWTSSLTESAIKKAFQNLKNNQDYDNLHQSAKVRSESDWLIGMNGTRGLTTKFQGELLSVGRVQIPTTAFIYDRTIAIENHQKQKFYEVVATFTQGDTEYKGKWVGEELKAQSLADQITQKVLSKVGKITSYQSGDKNESAPKLHDLTLLQREANNQLGWTAQKTLDVAQGLYDKGFITYPRTNCNYVSEDVIPMMLEVFKQITQRMKAPFFIYAKEELVNEKNKRICRPEKITDHHAIIPTEKLPKGISDDERNLYLIITKRLLAQFFSPARYTVHELTTTVEGENFQTRIKELKDLGWKVVYNNQKNEDEEDDNDDVPSFSINEQQAVICLNSETLDKETQPPKPYTESTLLAAMETCGKSLDDDDLKDALKESGIGTVATRASIIERIKKVGYIDLKGKNILITDKGRKLIELLRQMGLTTLTSPELTGQWELRLNKIAKGLDNPDAFLKSMISYSQMMVKDIQNSTIQVQFKEVTGLKCPNCGSDLTDSKKAYNCTNEIDKECKFTLWKNKYSGKAISDKQIEKLLVTGETDYLKFKSKGGKPYEAKIKLKNKETGETEFTFKEKKALPPSNATNKEIETCPKCQKAKVVDKGTLYGCSAYPTCDFHLPKTLLSRAITEEDAINLIKFRNTDELSGFISKRKKPFSAKLTLNDQLKLEFLFLQKSK, translated from the coding sequence TTGACACAAACAATGCTTATTATAGCTGAAAAGCCGCAAGCTGGGGAGACTATCGCAAAAGCGTTACTCCCTAATGGTGGTATTAAAAAGGATGGTTATATTGAAGGAAATAATTGTTTCATAACTTGGGGAATTGGGCATTTAATCGGACTTGCACCTCCTGAGATTTATGATCCGAAATATAAGACTTGGAATTTAAACGATCTACCAATTATTCCAGATCCGTTTATATTAATTGCAGATCCTAGTAAGAAGAAACAACTAAAAATAATTCGAAATTTAGCTGACGAAACGAATGTAATCGTAAATGCTTGCGATGCTGGAGCCGAAGGGCAACATATATTCCAGTTGATCTACAATCACTTAAAGCTACTTCATCCAGTAAGAAGGTTATGGACTTCTTCTTTAACTGAAAGTGCGATTAAGAAAGCCTTTCAAAACTTAAAAAACAATCAAGATTATGACAACTTACATCAGTCCGCAAAAGTGCGTTCCGAAAGCGACTGGCTGATAGGGATGAATGGTACTAGGGGGTTAACTACTAAATTTCAAGGGGAACTTTTAAGTGTAGGTCGAGTGCAGATCCCAACAACTGCATTTATATATGACCGAACAATCGCAATTGAAAATCATCAAAAGCAAAAGTTTTATGAAGTCGTTGCTACGTTTACTCAAGGAGATACGGAATATAAAGGTAAGTGGGTTGGTGAAGAATTAAAAGCACAATCATTAGCCGATCAAATAACTCAAAAAGTATTATCTAAAGTAGGTAAAATCACCAGTTACCAGAGTGGTGATAAAAACGAATCTGCTCCTAAATTACACGATTTAACCTTGTTGCAGCGTGAAGCTAATAATCAACTAGGTTGGACAGCTCAAAAGACTTTAGATGTGGCGCAAGGTCTATACGACAAAGGCTTTATTACCTATCCGCGAACAAATTGCAACTATGTATCTGAAGATGTTATCCCAATGATGTTAGAAGTCTTTAAACAAATAACACAGCGCATGAAAGCACCTTTTTTCATTTACGCTAAAGAAGAGCTGGTAAACGAGAAGAACAAGCGTATTTGCCGGCCAGAAAAAATAACTGACCATCATGCCATTATACCAACAGAAAAATTACCTAAAGGAATTAGTGATGATGAAAGAAATCTCTATTTAATCATTACTAAACGATTACTGGCCCAATTTTTCTCGCCAGCTAGATATACAGTTCACGAATTAACAACTACAGTAGAAGGTGAAAACTTCCAAACTAGAATTAAAGAATTAAAAGATTTAGGTTGGAAAGTGGTATATAACAATCAGAAAAACGAAGATGAAGAAGATGATAATGATGATGTCCCTTCCTTCTCAATCAACGAACAACAAGCTGTGATTTGCTTAAATAGCGAAACATTAGATAAAGAAACTCAACCACCTAAACCCTATACAGAGAGTACGTTGTTAGCAGCTATGGAAACATGCGGAAAATCACTCGATGATGATGATTTGAAAGATGCTTTAAAAGAAAGTGGTATTGGTACTGTAGCCACAAGAGCTTCTATTATCGAACGAATTAAGAAGGTAGGTTACATTGATCTAAAAGGAAAAAATATACTTATTACCGATAAAGGTAGAAAGTTGATTGAGCTTTTAAGACAAATGGGACTAACAACATTAACATCGCCAGAGTTAACAGGACAGTGGGAATTACGACTAAATAAAATTGCGAAAGGGTTAGATAATCCAGATGCCTTTTTAAAGAGTATGATTAGTTATTCTCAAATGATGGTGAAAGACATTCAAAACTCAACGATCCAAGTTCAGTTTAAAGAGGTTACCGGATTAAAATGTCCTAATTGTGGCTCTGATCTAACGGATAGCAAGAAAGCTTATAATTGCACAAATGAGATTGATAAGGAATGTAAGTTTACCTTATGGAAAAATAAATATAGCGGTAAAGCCATTTCAGATAAGCAAATTGAGAAACTATTAGTAACTGGAGAAACTGATTATTTAAAGTTTAAGTCAAAGGGCGGTAAGCCTTATGAAGCTAAGATTAAACTGAAAAATAAAGAAACTGGTGAAACAGAATTTACTTTCAAAGAAAAGAAAGCCTTACCCCCATCAAATGCTACCAATAAAGAAATAGAAACGTGTCCTAAATGTCAAAAAGCCAAAGTAGTAGATAAAGGTACGCTATATGGGTGTAGTGCATATCCAACGTGTGACTTCCATTTACCAAAAACGCTATTAAGTAGGGCGATAACAGAAGAAGATGCTATAAATTTAATTAAGTTTAGAAATACGGATGAATTAAGTGGCTTTATATCAAAGCGTAAAAAACCATTTAGTGCTAAACTAACATTAAATGATCAATTAAAGTTAGAGTTTCTTTTCCTTCAAAAGTCTAAGTAG
- a CDS encoding macro domain-containing protein, with amino-acid sequence MKYQIITRDLFEAPLDKGWYLAHCISGDAAMGAGIAVEFVKRFPTLKMLRVERQKVGSCVCIDQILNLVTKNNYWDKPNYQTMWNALQSAAEVCRFYKVERLALPQIGCGIDGLEWNRVENMIKQAFNHLDIYIVVCVK; translated from the coding sequence ATGAAGTATCAAATCATAACAAGGGACTTATTCGAAGCACCATTGGATAAGGGTTGGTATTTAGCTCATTGCATTTCTGGTGATGCAGCAATGGGAGCTGGAATAGCAGTTGAATTTGTTAAGAGATTTCCAACATTAAAAATGCTACGAGTGGAACGACAAAAGGTTGGCTCTTGCGTGTGCATAGATCAAATTCTTAATCTAGTTACTAAAAATAACTATTGGGATAAGCCAAACTATCAAACGATGTGGAATGCATTACAATCAGCAGCAGAAGTATGCAGGTTCTATAAAGTGGAAAGGTTAGCCCTACCCCAAATAGGTTGTGGCATAGATGGACTTGAATGGAACCGAGTAGAAAACATGATTAAACAAGCATTTAACCATTTAGATATTTACATTGTAGTATGCGTTAAATAG
- a CDS encoding putative bifunctional diguanylate cyclase/phosphodiesterase has product MVKVKGSLIIETVSVTQINIIDDLEKALLLGDQLALFYQPQVDLTTNKIIGIEALIRWFHPEKGLIPPLEFIPIAEETGLIVPLGKWVLTKACNQLSQWHEEGYQDLKVSVNIATDHFRNIGFYDDIVTILKETSLEPQSLELEITETGLLQSCEAILETFDKLTKLGVSIAIDDFGTGYSSLSYLRNYPIAKLKIDQTFIFELPNKVDCAIVSAIMDMTTNLGIKVIAEGVENATALNYLKNIGCNEIQGYYFSKPLPVNEITTLLIKNRFERHKIINLLEKDNQ; this is encoded by the coding sequence ATGGTCAAGGTAAAGGGGAGTTTGATTATTGAAACTGTTAGTGTAACTCAAATTAATATCATAGATGATCTGGAAAAAGCGTTACTATTAGGGGATCAATTAGCACTTTTTTATCAACCACAAGTAGATTTAACTACAAATAAAATTATTGGTATTGAAGCATTAATACGGTGGTTTCACCCCGAAAAAGGACTAATACCTCCCCTAGAATTTATACCGATAGCTGAAGAAACAGGCTTGATTGTTCCCCTTGGAAAATGGGTTTTAACAAAGGCTTGTAACCAGTTAAGCCAGTGGCACGAGGAAGGTTATCAAGACTTAAAAGTAAGCGTTAATATTGCAACAGACCACTTTCGTAACATAGGTTTTTATGATGATATAGTGACGATATTAAAGGAAACCTCCTTGGAGCCACAATCATTAGAACTAGAAATAACGGAAACTGGATTACTTCAATCGTGTGAAGCTATACTTGAAACATTCGATAAGTTAACTAAGTTAGGTGTTAGTATAGCAATTGATGATTTTGGTACTGGCTATTCATCGTTAAGTTATCTAAGGAACTATCCAATTGCAAAGCTGAAAATTGATCAGACGTTTATATTCGAACTACCTAACAAAGTCGATTGTGCGATTGTATCAGCGATAATGGATATGACTACAAATTTAGGAATTAAAGTTATAGCTGAAGGGGTAGAGAACGCTACCGCATTAAACTACTTAAAAAATATAGGATGTAATGAAATACAAGGCTATTATTTTAGTAAGCCATTACCAGTAAATGAAATTACGACATTATTAATAAAAAATAGATTTGAAAGACATAAAATTATAAATCTACTTGAAAAAGATAACCAATAG
- a CDS encoding 3'-5' exoribonuclease YhaM family protein yields MVIQTLSELTEAGQQFQGFALVKKSELGNSARNEPFFSVVLGQKEKEVDAKLWASDFGFNVTPNDIKEIIKEGVVISVAGVSNVYKEVIQLKITSFRSINEEDNVNVNDFVKSAVIPTAEIKAQIEDYLSSITDPLIKEITETLLSKYEKPFFEFPAAMTHHHNYASGLSYHSLGMIKIADNLCSLYPQLNRDLMISSCVLHDLGKVFELSGPIATTYTVRGNLLGHINMIIMEIEKEAETLRREKAEIYFNETNRTYSEETITHLLHIIVSHHGKLEWGSNILPKSLEAQLFHLVDMIDSRANGMIDGLAKASEGQMTKVGREYLYKPFQS; encoded by the coding sequence ATGGTCATTCAAACATTATCGGAATTAACTGAAGCAGGACAACAATTTCAAGGCTTTGCATTGGTGAAGAAATCAGAACTTGGAAATTCTGCAAGAAATGAACCATTCTTTTCAGTTGTATTAGGGCAAAAAGAAAAAGAAGTTGATGCCAAATTATGGGCTTCAGACTTCGGTTTTAACGTTACACCTAATGACATAAAGGAGATCATCAAAGAAGGAGTAGTTATATCTGTTGCTGGTGTATCTAACGTCTATAAAGAAGTAATCCAATTAAAGATTACTAGCTTTAGAAGTATTAACGAAGAAGATAACGTAAATGTTAACGACTTTGTAAAGAGTGCAGTAATTCCAACTGCTGAAATAAAAGCTCAAATTGAAGATTATCTTTCTAGTATTACAGATCCATTGATAAAAGAAATTACAGAAACATTGCTATCAAAATATGAAAAGCCATTTTTCGAGTTCCCTGCAGCTATGACACATCACCATAATTACGCTTCTGGATTAAGCTATCATTCTCTTGGAATGATTAAAATAGCTGATAATCTATGCTCTTTATATCCACAATTAAATCGTGACTTAATGATTTCATCATGCGTTTTACATGACTTAGGGAAAGTTTTCGAGTTATCAGGACCAATAGCTACAACATACACAGTAAGAGGTAATCTACTAGGCCATATCAACATGATCATCATGGAAATTGAAAAAGAAGCAGAAACATTACGTAGGGAAAAAGCAGAGATTTATTTCAACGAGACGAATAGAACGTACAGTGAAGAAACGATTACTCACTTGCTTCACATCATTGTTTCACATCATGGAAAGCTTGAATGGGGAAGTAATATCCTTCCTAAGTCACTAGAAGCTCAATTATTCCACTTAGTTGATATGATTGATAGTAGAGCTAACGGTATGATTGATGGACTAGCAAAAGCTTCAGAAGGGCAAATGACTAAGGTGGGTCGAGAATATCTTTATAAGCCATTTCAGTCATAG
- a CDS encoding tetratricopeptide repeat protein has protein sequence MSYKEQELSEALKHFRDLLTKYPDSNDNFFHFQSFIRKFLRVKTDKVTLPTSEIMAVIKYERPTIFRTIKGVANKDNTLYFLTHIDMDYDRAQERLNDLIEII, from the coding sequence ATGTCATACAAAGAACAAGAATTAAGTGAAGCTCTTAAACATTTTAGAGATTTACTGACGAAATACCCTGATAGTAATGATAATTTTTTTCACTTTCAATCTTTTATACGGAAATTTTTGAGGGTGAAAACAGATAAAGTTACACTACCTACTTCTGAAATAATGGCGGTCATTAAGTATGAAAGGCCAACGATCTTTAGAACGATCAAAGGAGTTGCTAACAAAGACAATACTCTGTACTTTCTTACTCATATTGATATGGATTATGACAGAGCGCAAGAAAGGTTAAATGATTTAATAGAAATTATTTGA